The Pseudoxanthobacter soli DSM 19599 genome contains a region encoding:
- a CDS encoding flagellar motor protein MotB yields the protein MSSAPEHDLIIIRRVEEEEHESHNTAWKVAHADFMTAMMAFFLIMWLINATDDEAKKEIANYFNPINLAASPVEHKGVNDPKPLAESPTQKKGVNDPKPMKADEQEIVGHEMGDGDKSPTGNKPGGEKVQAGPDTTGVVKVAIGQQAATSQEEAAAFQDPYAVLSKLASLAPADTPADPDVVIGVVGQEGVATSAAQAQRDPFDPTYWQLRDGPKRKTPDPTAQNGAASQPQPANTAIDARSSGKNDGFAVVNDPGAGAQAATNIAEQGMSMSAALSGGDLPPDPEAADIAAAAVAEAEAAAAAAVAQRAADRQARAVALGAELAAALRTSVGTAAIPHVEVTSSSEGLLINLTDDLDFSMFPIGSAIPHPKLVKAMENVAAVLKERPGQVLIRGYTDARPFRSETYDNWRLSTARAHMAYYMLTRGGLDSARIEQIEGHADRNLKNPDDPNAAENRRIEIVLQVPE from the coding sequence ATGAGTTCCGCACCCGAACATGATCTGATCATTATCCGCCGCGTCGAGGAAGAAGAACACGAGTCGCATAATACGGCCTGGAAGGTCGCGCATGCGGACTTCATGACGGCGATGATGGCCTTCTTCCTCATCATGTGGCTCATCAACGCCACTGACGACGAGGCGAAGAAGGAAATCGCGAACTACTTCAATCCGATCAACCTCGCTGCGAGCCCGGTGGAGCACAAGGGCGTCAACGACCCGAAGCCGCTCGCCGAAAGTCCCACGCAGAAAAAGGGCGTCAACGATCCGAAGCCGATGAAGGCCGACGAACAGGAGATCGTCGGGCACGAGATGGGCGACGGCGACAAGTCGCCGACCGGCAATAAGCCGGGCGGTGAGAAGGTGCAGGCCGGGCCGGATACCACCGGCGTCGTGAAGGTCGCCATCGGTCAGCAGGCGGCAACGTCCCAGGAAGAGGCCGCGGCGTTCCAGGATCCCTATGCGGTTCTCTCAAAGCTCGCCTCTCTCGCCCCGGCAGACACGCCGGCCGATCCCGACGTGGTGATCGGTGTGGTCGGACAGGAAGGCGTGGCGACGAGCGCTGCCCAGGCGCAGCGCGACCCGTTCGATCCCACCTATTGGCAGCTGCGCGACGGCCCCAAGAGGAAGACCCCCGATCCAACGGCGCAAAACGGGGCCGCCTCGCAACCCCAGCCCGCGAATACCGCCATCGACGCGCGCTCTTCCGGCAAGAACGACGGCTTTGCGGTCGTGAACGATCCGGGGGCAGGCGCGCAGGCCGCCACCAACATCGCCGAGCAGGGCATGTCGATGTCCGCGGCTCTCTCCGGCGGCGATCTCCCCCCCGATCCGGAAGCGGCCGATATCGCCGCCGCGGCGGTCGCCGAGGCGGAGGCAGCGGCAGCGGCGGCGGTCGCCCAGCGTGCGGCCGACCGGCAGGCGAGAGCCGTCGCCCTCGGGGCGGAACTCGCGGCCGCTTTGCGCACGTCGGTCGGCACCGCCGCGATCCCGCATGTCGAGGTCACATCGTCGAGCGAGGGACTTCTGATCAACCTCACCGACGATCTCGATTTCAGCATGTTCCCGATCGGTTCGGCGATTCCCCATCCGAAGCTCGTGAAAGCCATGGAGAACGTGGCCGCGGTGCTGAAGGAACGCCCCGGACAGGTGCTGATCCGCGGCTATACCGACGCCCGGCCGTTCCGCTCCGAGACCTACGACAACTGGCGCCTTTCGACCGCTCGCGCCCACATGGCCTACTACATGCTGACCCGTGGCGGGCTCGACAGCGCACGCATCGAGCAGATCGAAGGCCATGCGGACCGGAACCTGAAGAACCCCGACGATCCGAACGCGGCCGAGAACCGGCGGATCGAGATCGTCCTGCAGGTGCCGGAATGA
- a CDS encoding FecCD family ABC transporter permease, whose translation MDANGRPARPKPAGRTGRVTRRGDRSGRARLGIAVAAALLGVAIVLSVAVGPTGISLDALPRVLASLVADGEVAPSVARERLVLLDIRLPRTVLGLLVGSALAVTGAMMQGLFRNPLADPGLVGASSGAGLAAVAVIALGGGLLAPVVGFLGNEAVPIAAVVGAFGSTMLLYSLSTRERQTSVATLLLAGVAIGAFAGALSGLIVFKADDRALRDITFWTLGSLGGATWPKIAAALPFFIVAAVAAPLVARPLNALLLGEAEAVHLGVAIERAKKIAIVAAACAVGASVALSGVIGFVGIVVPHLVRLATGPDHRWVLPGAGLAGAALLLFADAAARILVSPAELPIGIVTAAIGAPFFLWLLMNRRGGLL comes from the coding sequence ATGGATGCGAACGGCCGTCCTGCCCGCCCGAAACCCGCCGGACGAACGGGAAGGGTGACAAGACGCGGGGATCGGTCCGGCCGCGCCCGGCTCGGCATCGCGGTCGCCGCCGCCCTGCTCGGCGTCGCGATCGTTCTGTCCGTTGCCGTCGGTCCGACGGGAATATCGCTCGACGCCCTGCCCCGCGTCCTCGCATCCCTTGTCGCGGATGGCGAAGTGGCGCCGTCGGTCGCGCGCGAGCGGCTGGTGCTTCTCGACATCCGCCTGCCGCGCACGGTGCTCGGGCTGCTCGTCGGCAGCGCCCTCGCTGTCACCGGCGCAATGATGCAGGGCCTGTTCCGCAATCCGCTTGCCGATCCCGGCCTTGTCGGCGCCTCGTCCGGCGCCGGCCTCGCCGCGGTCGCCGTGATCGCGCTCGGTGGCGGACTGCTCGCGCCGGTGGTCGGCTTCCTCGGCAACGAGGCCGTGCCGATCGCCGCCGTCGTCGGCGCGTTCGGATCGACGATGCTGCTCTATTCGCTCTCCACCCGCGAGCGGCAGACCTCGGTCGCGACGCTCCTGCTTGCCGGCGTCGCCATCGGCGCCTTCGCCGGCGCCCTGTCGGGACTGATCGTGTTCAAGGCCGACGACAGGGCTCTGCGCGACATCACCTTCTGGACCCTCGGTAGCCTCGGCGGCGCGACGTGGCCGAAGATCGCCGCGGCGCTGCCGTTCTTCATCGTCGCGGCGGTGGCCGCGCCGCTGGTGGCACGGCCGCTCAATGCGCTGCTGCTCGGCGAGGCGGAGGCCGTGCATCTCGGCGTCGCCATCGAGCGGGCGAAGAAGATCGCCATCGTTGCCGCGGCCTGCGCGGTCGGGGCGTCGGTTGCGCTGTCGGGCGTGATCGGCTTCGTCGGCATCGTGGTGCCGCATCTCGTGCGGCTTGCGACCGGGCCCGACCACCGCTGGGTGTTGCCGGGCGCGGGACTTGCCGGCGCCGCGCTCCTGCTGTTCGCCGACGCCGCGGCCCGGATCCTGGTGTCGCCGGCAGAACTGCCGATCGGCATCGTCACCGCCGCGATCGGCGCGCCGTTCTTCCTGTGGCTCCTGATGAACCGGCGGGGGGGCTTGCTGTGA
- a CDS encoding response regulator, which translates to MALDHSMPILVVDDYKTMIRIIRNLLKQVGFEDVDEAYDGSEALAKMKQRTYGLVISDWNMEPMTGYELLQRVRSDEALSETPFIMVTAEAKSENVIAAKKAGVSNYIVKPFNAQTLKGKIENVFEKA; encoded by the coding sequence ATGGCCCTTGATCATTCGATGCCCATCCTCGTGGTCGACGACTATAAGACCATGATCAGAATCATACGTAACCTGTTGAAGCAGGTTGGCTTTGAGGACGTCGACGAAGCGTATGACGGGTCCGAGGCGCTTGCCAAGATGAAGCAGCGCACCTACGGGCTCGTGATTTCCGACTGGAACATGGAGCCGATGACGGGCTACGAACTCCTCCAGCGGGTTCGCAGCGACGAGGCTCTCAGCGAGACGCCGTTCATCATGGTGACCGCCGAGGCGAAGTCGGAGAACGTGATCGCCGCCAAAAAGGCCGGCGTGAGCAACTACATCGTCAAGCCGTTCAATGCCCAGACCTTGAAGGGCAAGATCGAGAACGTCTTCGAAAAGGCATGA
- a CDS encoding heme/hemin ABC transporter substrate-binding protein yields MGSSSSGFLAHAMAASQFPGATAAGIGAATARRGRRRSGRLVGMAFVVAATALTPLATAPAWAAETVTDGRGRTVEIADTSRIVSVGGTVTEILYALGHGGNIVAVDSTSLYPPEALKTKDNVGYLRSLAPEGVLAEAPTLIVAEGDVGPPPAVDVLTSSTVPMVIIDNTKTPEAVESRIRFIADVIGEKDKGEALAKHVQDGFERLAAARAKVGKPVRVMFVLSLRNGQPMVAGSGTAADAAIRLAGAENVAAGVEGYKGMTEEAIVEAAPDAVVMMAHAQASASADEVFAMPAFRMVPAAEGKRLIKVDGLALLGFGPRTPEAALELCHALDPACTADTP; encoded by the coding sequence ATGGGTAGCAGCAGCAGCGGTTTCCTTGCGCACGCGATGGCGGCAAGCCAGTTTCCCGGAGCGACGGCTGCCGGCATCGGCGCTGCCACCGCCCGCCGCGGGCGTCGCCGGTCCGGGCGGCTGGTGGGAATGGCCTTCGTCGTCGCGGCCACCGCCCTCACACCGCTCGCAACAGCGCCCGCCTGGGCCGCAGAGACCGTCACGGACGGTCGTGGCCGGACCGTCGAGATCGCCGACACCAGCCGCATCGTCTCGGTCGGCGGCACCGTCACCGAAATCCTCTACGCGCTCGGTCACGGCGGCAATATCGTTGCGGTCGATTCGACCAGCCTCTATCCGCCGGAAGCGCTGAAGACCAAGGACAATGTCGGCTATCTGCGCTCCCTGGCGCCGGAGGGCGTTCTGGCCGAAGCACCGACGCTGATCGTGGCTGAGGGCGATGTCGGCCCGCCGCCGGCGGTGGACGTCCTCACCTCCTCCACGGTGCCGATGGTCATCATCGACAATACCAAGACACCGGAGGCCGTCGAAAGCCGCATCCGCTTCATCGCCGACGTGATCGGGGAAAAGGACAAGGGCGAGGCGCTCGCCAAACATGTGCAGGACGGCTTCGAACGTCTCGCGGCTGCGCGGGCGAAGGTCGGCAAGCCGGTCCGCGTCATGTTCGTACTGTCGCTGCGCAACGGGCAGCCGATGGTCGCGGGTTCCGGCACCGCCGCCGACGCCGCGATCCGGCTTGCGGGCGCGGAGAACGTCGCGGCCGGCGTCGAAGGCTACAAGGGAATGACGGAAGAGGCGATCGTCGAGGCGGCACCGGATGCCGTGGTGATGATGGCCCATGCCCAGGCGAGCGCTTCCGCCGACGAGGTGTTCGCCATGCCGGCCTTCCGTATGGTACCCGCCGCGGAGGGTAAACGGCTGATCAAAGTGGACGGGCTGGCGCTGCTGGGCTTCGGCCCGCGCACCCCCGAGGCCGCGCTGGAACTGTGCCACGCGCTCGACCCCGCCTGCACAGCAGACACGCCATGA
- a CDS encoding transglycosylase SLT domain-containing protein: MPIQQLKAVLLASFISSLTLFATAPAASAAQNVCEREMTRASARYGVPVAILYAVGLTETGRKGSLQPNAMNIEGKSYFATSRGDAIRRFNEARRSGAKLIDLGCMQINHYFHRDQFPSLEAMLEPRTNVDYAARFLKTLKAREGSWTMAVARYHAGPNNNPAQKRYICAVITNLVATGFGSWTPRSKSFCR; this comes from the coding sequence ATGCCGATCCAACAACTCAAGGCCGTGTTGCTGGCGTCGTTTATATCTAGCCTCACCCTGTTCGCCACGGCGCCTGCCGCCAGCGCAGCGCAGAATGTGTGTGAACGTGAGATGACGCGCGCGTCCGCGCGGTACGGTGTTCCCGTCGCGATCCTCTACGCGGTCGGTCTGACGGAAACCGGCCGCAAGGGCTCGCTGCAGCCGAACGCGATGAACATCGAGGGCAAGTCCTACTTCGCCACCAGTCGGGGCGACGCGATACGCCGCTTCAACGAGGCACGGCGGAGCGGTGCGAAGCTGATCGATCTCGGCTGCATGCAGATCAATCACTACTTCCACCGCGACCAGTTCCCCTCGCTGGAAGCGATGCTGGAGCCGCGGACAAATGTCGACTATGCGGCGAGATTCCTGAAGACGCTCAAGGCCCGAGAGGGCAGCTGGACGATGGCGGTCGCACGATACCACGCGGGGCCGAACAACAATCCGGCACAGAAGCGCTATATCTGCGCCGTCATCACCAATCTGGTTGCGACCGGCTTCGGCTCGTGGACGCCGCGGTCAAAATCCTTCTGCCGATAG
- a CDS encoding flagellar hook-length control protein FliK, which produces MLAAQGAGGQTGDTAENGTGAGPSDAELALALLRQGKDGTGADAALEADGGGAGGSGETSKIVRMEIFGRETHFAPVLAPEAASQGTGGTERQNGTGSSDGGAASRPIANRNDLTALLAATDVGRQATAGAQQQTSAAGTTSREDRTGDAGGRRSARGADARLRGTEERTARTAEERAGVSGSDERAASDVDTITAEAGSSDQSDAQGFEPPMTQVAREVLSAARAAGGQGSLASAQSGTGFAAAARLSELSNVSASGDAVRLLNIRLKPDALGDVTIRLRLVGNALDLRVSASKPETAEMLASDSHALKHILREAGYDTDVVSIDVGSAGSALRPQVATAPNPAFNGTSNGNAGSDGGSPRQDGQPQHQGGHGPQDQSTQKEANGNADPTTQGRVAGVVYI; this is translated from the coding sequence TTGCTCGCGGCGCAAGGGGCTGGAGGCCAGACCGGCGATACTGCCGAGAATGGTACCGGTGCCGGCCCAAGCGACGCGGAACTGGCGCTCGCTCTGCTTCGCCAGGGCAAGGATGGCACGGGCGCCGACGCCGCCCTCGAAGCAGACGGCGGGGGAGCTGGCGGCAGCGGTGAGACATCGAAGATCGTCCGCATGGAGATCTTCGGTCGTGAAACCCATTTCGCTCCCGTGCTCGCCCCCGAGGCCGCCTCGCAGGGCACTGGCGGGACCGAGCGGCAGAATGGCACGGGATCGTCCGACGGCGGAGCCGCCTCACGCCCGATCGCCAATCGAAACGATCTGACGGCCCTGCTTGCCGCAACCGACGTCGGCCGGCAGGCGACCGCAGGCGCGCAGCAGCAGACTTCGGCCGCCGGAACGACATCGCGGGAGGACCGGACGGGAGACGCCGGGGGACGGCGATCCGCGCGCGGTGCCGATGCGCGGCTGCGTGGCACCGAAGAAAGGACGGCGAGGACCGCGGAAGAACGGGCAGGCGTCTCCGGATCGGACGAACGCGCCGCGTCCGACGTCGACACCATCACGGCGGAAGCGGGCTCATCCGATCAGAGCGATGCGCAGGGATTCGAACCGCCGATGACGCAGGTCGCCCGAGAAGTGCTTTCGGCCGCGCGCGCCGCCGGCGGTCAGGGAAGTCTGGCATCTGCACAGTCCGGAACAGGTTTTGCCGCCGCGGCGCGCCTCAGCGAGTTGTCCAACGTGTCCGCGTCCGGCGACGCGGTGCGGCTGCTGAACATCCGCCTGAAGCCTGATGCCCTCGGCGACGTCACCATCCGGCTAAGACTTGTCGGCAACGCCCTCGACCTGCGTGTCAGCGCCAGCAAGCCGGAAACGGCGGAAATGCTCGCGAGCGACAGCCATGCCCTCAAGCATATCCTGCGGGAGGCCGGCTACGACACCGATGTCGTCTCGATCGACGTCGGCTCGGCGGGCTCGGCGCTCCGGCCGCAAGTGGCCACAGCACCGAATCCCGCTTTCAACGGCACCTCCAACGGCAATGCCGGATCCGATGGGGGCAGCCCGCGCCAGGACGGCCAGCCGCAGCATCAAGGCGGCCATGGCCCGCAAGACCAATCGACACAGAAAGAAGCCAACGGGAATGCCGATCCAACAACTCAAGGCCGTGTTGCTGGCGTCGTTTATATCTAG
- a CDS encoding response regulator transcription factor yields MYIFIEQRPEVSAAYVSGFTREGWPSLGLRSEEFREWVETTSDQDLRSVQGFVLGDFDGRQNYPDLIRTHSRAPIIALSEVRSLEQTLKLFSAGIDDVVPKPVHVRELIARSDAVWRRLNMNSGPSVKGRLKVHFDGRDPEIDGDPLPLPRRERLILEYIVKNSGRRITKAQLFNSIYGIFNHSVSETVVEGHMSKLRKKLRQRLGYEVIEAKRYLGYCFVEPS; encoded by the coding sequence ATGTATATTTTTATCGAACAGAGGCCTGAGGTCTCTGCTGCGTACGTATCTGGCTTTACAAGAGAGGGCTGGCCATCTCTTGGACTGCGATCCGAAGAGTTCAGGGAGTGGGTCGAAACCACTTCTGACCAAGATCTGAGGTCCGTTCAGGGATTTGTTCTTGGTGACTTCGATGGTCGTCAGAATTATCCCGATCTGATACGAACTCACAGCCGCGCGCCGATCATCGCCCTGAGTGAAGTTCGTTCTCTCGAGCAGACGTTGAAATTGTTCTCTGCCGGGATCGACGATGTTGTTCCTAAGCCTGTGCATGTTCGTGAGCTGATTGCTCGATCGGACGCAGTATGGCGCCGGCTCAACATGAATTCCGGGCCGAGCGTCAAAGGACGACTCAAAGTTCATTTCGACGGGCGTGATCCGGAGATTGACGGTGATCCGTTGCCTCTGCCTCGTCGTGAGCGTCTAATACTCGAATATATCGTCAAGAACAGTGGTCGCCGCATCACCAAGGCGCAGTTGTTCAATTCGATATACGGTATCTTCAATCACTCCGTGTCGGAGACTGTGGTTGAAGGTCATATGAGCAAGCTGCGCAAGAAGCTGCGGCAACGCCTTGGATATGAGGTCATCGAAGCGAAGCGATATCTCGGATACTGCTTCGTCGAGCCGTCATGA
- the fliF gene encoding flagellar basal-body MS-ring/collar protein FliF encodes MPGLAQAEQLWSNIRDLGTRRLIALGLIALAVMLAIGLGVYYLSQPEREALYTGLSRDDVTRMGGVLKDSGIPFDVSADGSAVLVGHRDTARARMLLAEKGLPQNTNSGYELFNDLGSFGLTSFMQQVTKVRALEGELARTIQGMKGIKAARVHIVLPERGSFRTEQQPATASVVIRTESADDTSSAQAIRYLVAAAIPDLKPEGVTVLNTDGRVLASGDMADSTSTGKMTHLEEQINSELTQNIRKTLTPYLGLNNFEVSVSSRLNTDKTRTSETIYDPDSRVERSVRVVRENNTSQNRASQPPTTVQQNIPQEQVQGAAGNDSAEESNRREELTNYEVSAKTIERVSDGYTVERLSIAVLVNRDRLLVNASTQGGSVPVDDQLKDIEQLVRSAVGFNAERGDQIKVSAVSFAEGGNSMEPVPPLGIKDLLLRQMGTLINAAAILIVAVLLIWFGLKPAVRAILAQPQAETAGSDLLIEGPESVALAEGSFPQLPASENPNLIEDLTSRMNRSPQKRLEQMVEYDEEQVAAILKQWMRQEETAA; translated from the coding sequence ATGCCGGGCCTCGCGCAAGCTGAACAGCTCTGGTCGAATATTCGCGACCTCGGAACACGGCGCCTGATCGCACTCGGCCTGATCGCACTCGCCGTCATGCTGGCGATCGGCCTCGGCGTCTATTATCTGAGCCAACCCGAGCGGGAGGCGCTCTATACCGGCCTCAGCCGAGACGACGTCACGCGCATGGGCGGCGTCCTGAAGGATTCCGGCATCCCCTTCGACGTCAGCGCCGATGGTTCGGCCGTGCTCGTCGGCCATCGCGACACGGCCCGCGCCCGCATGCTTCTGGCGGAAAAGGGCCTGCCGCAGAACACCAATTCCGGTTACGAGCTGTTCAACGACCTCGGTTCGTTCGGCCTCACTTCGTTCATGCAGCAGGTCACCAAGGTGCGTGCGCTCGAGGGCGAACTCGCCCGCACCATCCAGGGCATGAAGGGAATCAAGGCTGCGCGCGTGCACATCGTGCTGCCGGAACGCGGATCGTTCCGCACCGAACAGCAGCCGGCGACGGCCTCCGTCGTGATCCGCACCGAAAGCGCCGACGACACCTCGTCGGCCCAGGCGATCCGCTATCTCGTCGCAGCCGCCATCCCCGACCTGAAGCCGGAAGGCGTGACCGTTCTTAACACCGATGGCCGCGTACTTGCGTCCGGTGACATGGCCGACAGCACCTCCACAGGCAAGATGACCCACCTGGAGGAGCAGATAAACAGCGAGCTGACGCAGAACATTCGCAAGACGCTGACGCCCTATCTCGGCCTCAACAATTTCGAGGTGAGCGTTTCGTCGAGGCTCAACACCGACAAGACGCGCACGAGCGAGACAATTTACGACCCCGACTCGCGGGTTGAGCGCTCGGTGCGGGTTGTCCGCGAGAACAACACCTCGCAGAACCGTGCAAGCCAGCCGCCGACGACGGTTCAGCAGAACATTCCGCAGGAACAGGTCCAGGGTGCCGCCGGCAACGACTCCGCCGAGGAATCGAACCGTCGCGAGGAACTGACCAACTACGAGGTCTCGGCCAAGACGATCGAGCGCGTGAGCGACGGCTATACCGTGGAGCGACTTTCGATCGCCGTGCTCGTCAACCGCGACCGTCTGCTCGTCAATGCGAGCACCCAGGGCGGTTCGGTGCCGGTCGACGACCAGTTGAAGGACATCGAGCAACTGGTCCGTTCGGCGGTCGGCTTCAATGCGGAGCGAGGCGACCAGATCAAGGTGTCGGCCGTCAGCTTCGCCGAAGGCGGCAATTCGATGGAGCCGGTGCCCCCGCTCGGGATCAAGGACCTGCTGCTGCGCCAGATGGGTACGCTCATCAATGCCGCGGCGATCCTCATCGTGGCCGTGCTGCTGATCTGGTTCGGGCTGAAGCCGGCCGTGCGCGCCATCCTGGCCCAGCCGCAGGCCGAAACGGCCGGATCCGATCTCTTGATCGAGGGGCCGGAGAGTGTGGCACTCGCCGAAGGCAGCTTCCCGCAGCTGCCCGCCAGCGAGAATCCGAACCTGATCGAAGACCTCACGAGCCGTATGAACCGCTCGCCGCAGAAGCGGCTCGAGCAGATGGTCGAATATGACGAAGAGCAGGTCGCGGCCATCCTGAAGCAATGGATGCGTCAGGAAGAGACCGCAGCATGA
- a CDS encoding protein phosphatase CheZ: MSGGRRPFRVETLGIQEGFGAPGRSVESEIRTLVSDHLGRIFQELMELRELTEQIGKRDREALLRSGEDSLRLDIEQIQHAIQKTRYEIVTLRADKEAESFSRATDELDAVVSDTESATDTILSAAERIDEAAARISKHVSEEHQGEIAAIQDQVIRIFEACNFQDITGQRISKVVRLLHFVEERIEHMIEIWGVDDDKQPEGATAFGQRTGDEALLNGPALITDKDVVSQDDIDSLFS, translated from the coding sequence ATGTCGGGCGGCCGCAGACCGTTTCGCGTCGAAACTCTTGGGATCCAGGAGGGTTTTGGCGCCCCCGGCCGATCCGTCGAATCCGAGATACGTACCCTGGTTTCCGATCACCTTGGTCGAATCTTTCAGGAATTGATGGAGTTGCGCGAGCTTACCGAGCAGATCGGCAAGCGCGATCGCGAGGCGTTATTGCGTAGCGGAGAAGATTCGCTGCGTCTGGACATCGAGCAGATACAGCACGCGATCCAGAAGACGCGCTACGAGATCGTGACGCTTCGTGCTGACAAGGAAGCAGAATCCTTCAGCCGGGCCACGGACGAGCTCGATGCCGTCGTATCGGACACGGAAAGCGCGACGGACACGATCCTCAGCGCCGCTGAACGGATCGACGAGGCGGCCGCCCGGATCTCCAAGCATGTCAGCGAGGAGCACCAGGGCGAGATTGCCGCGATCCAGGATCAGGTCATCCGCATCTTCGAAGCCTGCAACTTCCAGGACATCACCGGCCAGCGCATCAGCAAGGTTGTCCGGCTGCTCCATTTCGTGGAAGAGCGCATCGAGCATATGATCGAGATCTGGGGCGTCGACGACGACAAGCAGCCGGAGGGCGCCACGGCGTTCGGCCAGCGCACCGGCGACGAGGCCCTGCTGAACGGGCCGGCGCTGATCACCGACAAGGACGTCGTGTCCCAGGACGACATCGACTCGCTGTTTTCCTGA
- a CDS encoding GGDEF domain-containing protein, with amino-acid sequence MIAVLMGGAMLVSARHSKDGAALGWWGAGYLTNALAIGLFAIRGSVTEAAVIIGANALLLSGSAFIWCGLRRFEGRPESFWVGPLAVLVWLGLCAVPAFYASIAARVIVASLLAALLSAMWAFELWRGRDERLPSRRPLMVVAALHATCMVVRIGFAIDGHLPSIEGSVDVSHVSQAVDLSMVFFAVIGGLLLVSMSKERAERVQRDIARVDGLTGVLNRGTFTAEGGRLLATARRAGTSVALVVFDIDRFKRINDTFGHPTGDRVIRRFAACATESLREGDMLGRIGGEEFAVLLAGAAPQEAMAVAERIRTAFAVATREHDGPAATTVSGGVACARAQDADLADLMMQADRALYRAKRMGRDRIVADTTIVPIGPTTEAGAAPVRPRPDSVA; translated from the coding sequence TTGATCGCCGTCCTGATGGGCGGCGCGATGCTGGTATCGGCGCGCCACAGCAAGGATGGTGCCGCACTCGGCTGGTGGGGGGCAGGCTACCTGACGAACGCGCTGGCGATCGGCCTGTTCGCGATCCGCGGCAGTGTGACCGAGGCGGCCGTGATCATCGGCGCCAACGCACTGCTGCTGTCCGGATCGGCCTTCATCTGGTGCGGTTTGCGACGGTTCGAAGGCCGTCCTGAATCCTTTTGGGTGGGGCCGCTGGCGGTTCTGGTCTGGCTCGGACTCTGCGCCGTTCCGGCCTTCTACGCCTCCATCGCCGCGCGGGTCATCGTTGCGTCCCTGTTGGCGGCCCTCCTGTCGGCGATGTGGGCGTTCGAGCTGTGGCGGGGGCGCGACGAGCGGTTGCCGTCGCGCCGTCCGCTGATGGTGGTGGCCGCCCTTCACGCCACCTGCATGGTCGTGCGCATCGGCTTCGCGATCGACGGCCATCTTCCGTCGATCGAGGGAAGCGTCGACGTCTCGCACGTGAGCCAGGCCGTCGATCTCTCAATGGTATTCTTCGCCGTGATCGGCGGGCTGCTTCTCGTCTCGATGAGCAAGGAGAGAGCCGAGCGCGTCCAGCGCGACATAGCCCGGGTGGATGGGCTGACGGGCGTCCTCAATCGTGGAACGTTCACTGCAGAGGGAGGGCGCCTGCTGGCGACGGCGCGTCGTGCCGGAACGTCGGTTGCGCTCGTCGTGTTCGACATCGACCGCTTCAAGCGGATCAACGACACCTTCGGCCACCCGACCGGCGACCGCGTCATCCGCCGCTTTGCCGCCTGCGCCACCGAATCGCTGCGCGAGGGCGACATGCTCGGCCGCATCGGCGGTGAAGAATTCGCGGTGCTGCTGGCCGGCGCGGCACCGCAGGAGGCGATGGCCGTTGCCGAACGGATCAGGACCGCGTTCGCCGTCGCGACCCGTGAGCACGACGGTCCTGCGGCGACGACGGTGAGCGGCGGCGTTGCCTGCGCCCGGGCTCAGGACGCCGACCTGGCGGACCTTATGATGCAGGCTGATCGCGCGCTCTATCGTGCCAAGCGAATGGGACGGGATCGCATCGTCGCCGATACCACGATTGTGCCCATCGGGCCGACGACCGAGGCAGGCGCCGCACCCGTCCGGCCGCGGCCCGATTCGGTGGCCTGA